A genomic segment from Spinacia oleracea cultivar Varoflay chromosome 3, BTI_SOV_V1, whole genome shotgun sequence encodes:
- the LOC110777058 gene encoding uncharacterized protein isoform X2, translated as MMSNMPKFSSALSLPASIFSYKKDTPTSVKSRDISEFLTKNFAGIKVLQVYMMYLYHEYICPLKLSHINFLCPDAIYCAAMKKNRLSVIDYIKDAFLNERKKDVQSKFLLAPYHEGNHWVLIVLDLVLGLAYVFDSATPPPPGTRKLEGFNCIQMAYRIYWTNLENDKRKIKSQKLRFIQMKGYVQREMPYSDEELEETREQWAKYFKDNYLMDAGE; from the exons ATGATGTCCAATATGCCTAAATTTTCATCAGCATTATCACTTCCTGCTTCAATTTTCTCGTACAAAAAGGACACACCGACTTCTGTCAAATCTCGTGATATCTCTGAGTTTCTCACGAAGAATTTCGCCGGTATTAAAGTACTTCAAGTTTATATGAT GTACTTGTATCATGAATACATATGCCCCTTAAAGTTGTCTCATATTAACTTTTTGTGTCCCGATGCAATTTATTGTGCCGCAATGAAGAAGAATCGTTTAAGCGTTATTGACTATATAAAAGATGCTTTTTTAAATGAAAGGAAAAAGGATGTGCAGTCAAAATTCTTGTTGGCTCCCTACCATGAAGG GAATCATTGGGTTCTTATCGTCCTGGATCTTGTCCTTGGCCTAGCATACGTGTTTGATTCGGCCACTCCTCCCCCTCCCGGGACACGGAAGTTAGAAGGGTTCAATTGTATACAAAT GGCATATAGAATTTATTGGACTAATCTTGAAAATGACAAACGGAAGATTAAGTCACAAAAGTTACGATTCATACAGATGAAG gGTTATGTACAAAGAGAAATGCCATATTCTGATGAGGAGTTAGAAGAAACTCGAGAACAATGGGCAAAGTATTTTAaggacaactatttgatggatgCCGGCgaatga
- the LOC110777058 gene encoding uncharacterized protein isoform X1 gives MMSNMPKFSSALSLPASIFSYKKDTPTSVKSRDISEFLTKNFAGIKVLQVYMMYLYHEYICPLKLSHINFLCPDAIYCAAMKKNRLSVIDYIKDAFLNERKKDVQSKFLLAPYHEGNHWVLIVLDLVLGLAYVFDSATPPPPGTRKLEGFNCIQMAYRIYWTNLENDKRKIKSQKLRFIQMKCAQQVDAVDSGYYVMKYMHDVVTVYNEYKDNLSEGYVQREMPYSDEELEETREQWAKYFKDNYLMDAGE, from the exons ATGATGTCCAATATGCCTAAATTTTCATCAGCATTATCACTTCCTGCTTCAATTTTCTCGTACAAAAAGGACACACCGACTTCTGTCAAATCTCGTGATATCTCTGAGTTTCTCACGAAGAATTTCGCCGGTATTAAAGTACTTCAAGTTTATATGAT GTACTTGTATCATGAATACATATGCCCCTTAAAGTTGTCTCATATTAACTTTTTGTGTCCCGATGCAATTTATTGTGCCGCAATGAAGAAGAATCGTTTAAGCGTTATTGACTATATAAAAGATGCTTTTTTAAATGAAAGGAAAAAGGATGTGCAGTCAAAATTCTTGTTGGCTCCCTACCATGAAGG GAATCATTGGGTTCTTATCGTCCTGGATCTTGTCCTTGGCCTAGCATACGTGTTTGATTCGGCCACTCCTCCCCCTCCCGGGACACGGAAGTTAGAAGGGTTCAATTGTATACAAAT GGCATATAGAATTTATTGGACTAATCTTGAAAATGACAAACGGAAGATTAAGTCACAAAAGTTACGATTCATACAGATGAAG tgtgctcaacaagttGATGCAGTGGATAGTGGTTATTATGTGATGAAATACATGCATGATGTTGTCACAGTATACAATGAATACAAGGATAATTTGTCTGAG gGTTATGTACAAAGAGAAATGCCATATTCTGATGAGGAGTTAGAAGAAACTCGAGAACAATGGGCAAAGTATTTTAaggacaactatttgatggatgCCGGCgaatga